The following coding sequences are from one Arcobacter nitrofigilis DSM 7299 window:
- a CDS encoding diguanylate cyclase, with the protein MTSIEKIAAKTLEVLKERNVQPTPNEYNKEFCNLAKEQNEKIEECNLFKNLVSKLTPQERDELNANDIQTFEELIALLLKRVHINNVSTLASIIKQALSPSINIHLDEQLTNFSIKIGDSPELIFEEDIQKEMQKLLEKRFTTDQTLLKEKTADIAKLVTLMGKHLKEAINSNQNSSINVTSIKDELTSIDLEDSNISELVTLQNKLINAASSIETEMNEVNKKLSSGENHVKDLENKVQNLESQLKKAKEEAIIDHLTGLLTRRAYDTEIKTIDKNFERENIQYAIVFFDLDHFKDINDTYGHEGGDTVLKTFSKILKSQTRENDILARYGGEEFVATVEYKLRREVLQYLKRIKNIVNENSFNYKNNKIKVTFSAGVVLRNDHKTYHDAIQKADILLYQAKNDGRNKIILEDGLVI; encoded by the coding sequence ATGACAAGTATTGAGAAAATAGCGGCCAAGACATTAGAAGTATTAAAAGAACGAAATGTTCAACCAACTCCTAATGAATACAACAAAGAGTTTTGTAATCTTGCAAAAGAGCAAAATGAAAAAATAGAAGAATGTAATTTATTTAAAAACTTAGTTAGTAAACTAACACCCCAAGAAAGGGATGAATTAAATGCAAATGATATTCAGACATTTGAAGAACTTATTGCCCTACTTTTAAAAAGAGTTCATATTAATAATGTCTCGACATTGGCTTCTATTATCAAACAAGCTTTATCGCCATCTATCAATATTCACCTTGATGAACAGCTTACAAATTTTTCTATTAAAATCGGTGATTCTCCAGAACTTATCTTCGAAGAAGATATACAAAAAGAGATGCAAAAACTTTTAGAAAAAAGATTTACAACAGATCAAACCTTACTAAAAGAAAAGACTGCTGATATTGCCAAATTAGTAACACTTATGGGCAAACACCTAAAAGAAGCAATCAACAGTAATCAAAATAGCTCAATCAATGTAACAAGCATAAAAGATGAACTAACATCAATAGATTTAGAAGATAGTAATATTTCTGAATTAGTAACCTTACAAAATAAACTTATAAATGCCGCTTCTAGTATCGAAACAGAGATGAATGAAGTAAATAAAAAATTATCTTCTGGTGAAAACCATGTAAAAGATTTAGAAAACAAGGTTCAAAATTTAGAATCTCAATTAAAAAAAGCAAAAGAAGAGGCAATCATAGACCACCTTACTGGGCTTCTTACAAGAAGAGCTTATGATACAGAGATAAAAACTATAGATAAAAATTTTGAACGAGAAAATATACAATACGCAATAGTCTTTTTTGACTTAGACCACTTTAAAGATATAAATGATACTTACGGTCATGAAGGTGGAGATACGGTATTAAAAACTTTCTCAAAAATACTGAAAAGCCAAACGAGAGAGAATGATATCTTAGCTAGATATGGTGGAGAAGAGTTTGTAGCAACTGTTGAATATAAACTAAGAAGAGAAGTTTTACAATATTTAAAAAGAATAAAAAATATCGTAAATGAAAATAGTTTTAATTATAAAAATAATAAAATAAAAGTGACCTTCTCAGCTGGTGT
- a CDS encoding CHASE2 domain-containing protein: MMILNQMMKNKILKKLLLYSFISIVLSLFLSFIYIFFPQLPQTFDNSIRDTLFKIRGEIPNSHNVFIVDIDEKSIQALGQWPWSRDKIAKILENLTNAGIGLIAFDVVFAERDRSSPKKILEKYNIKRDDVPDYDEIFAKTVATTPTILGYQFELEKDNKHISKKAPSIPAIFVEKNKNPNENYLIKATGTILNTPMVQNSAYSSGFFNNVPDESGIIRSVPLIISYDGIIYPSLALEVLRVITDTKRVVINYDKDGVENIKLNSITIPTDRHGRILVNFRGKERSFKYISALDIYNNKFDKKAIEGKIALVGTTAAGLLDLRATPFESVYPGVEVHANVIDNILTGDFIYKASWMDGVNIVLIFILSLVVTLAITFTPFWYNPFITMAFLAATGYAAYYSLFTKGIVFNIFYPILTISTAALIATLLDYFFEIRQEEAIKKKFASKVSKDVMDNLLKNMGDSGFQAMEKEVTVFFSDVRGFTQISEKMGSAKNLIEYLNQYMEPMSNIITKYQGTIDKYIGDAIMAYWNAPGNVENHPDKAVLASLEQIAHLEPLNKEYDKNNKPHIDIGIGLNTGMAIVGEMGSSGRSDYTVIGDAINLGARLESLCKFYNSKLNISNFTKDALKEEYIFRFLDLVTVKGKVEPIEIWQVYARGKAQGEQKEELEKHHKAIELYKNSKFKEALVIFEELENSKTKTNNNIYKIYIQRCTEFIEHPPENFIGVYEHTTKG; the protein is encoded by the coding sequence ATGATGATTTTGAATCAAATGATGAAAAATAAAATTTTAAAAAAATTACTACTATATTCTTTTATTTCGATAGTTCTCTCTTTATTTTTATCATTTATATATATCTTCTTCCCTCAACTTCCCCAAACCTTTGATAATAGTATAAGGGATACTCTTTTTAAAATAAGAGGAGAAATACCCAATAGCCACAATGTATTTATAGTAGATATTGATGAAAAATCTATACAAGCCTTAGGTCAATGGCCATGGTCTAGAGATAAAATAGCTAAAATCTTAGAAAATCTCACAAATGCAGGAATTGGACTTATTGCTTTTGACGTTGTTTTTGCAGAAAGAGATAGAAGTTCCCCTAAAAAAATTTTAGAAAAATACAATATAAAAAGAGATGATGTTCCTGATTATGATGAAATATTTGCAAAAACTGTTGCAACTACTCCTACAATCTTAGGTTATCAATTTGAGTTAGAAAAAGACAATAAACACATAAGTAAAAAAGCACCCTCTATCCCTGCTATATTTGTAGAAAAAAACAAAAACCCTAATGAAAACTATCTAATCAAAGCAACAGGAACTATTTTAAATACTCCTATGGTTCAAAATAGTGCCTATTCAAGTGGATTTTTTAATAATGTTCCAGATGAATCAGGAATCATAAGAAGTGTACCTTTAATCATCTCATATGATGGGATAATTTATCCTTCACTTGCCCTAGAAGTATTAAGAGTCATTACTGATACTAAAAGAGTTGTTATAAATTATGACAAAGATGGTGTTGAAAATATAAAATTAAATAGTATTACAATCCCAACAGATAGACATGGAAGAATATTAGTAAACTTTAGAGGAAAAGAAAGAAGTTTTAAATATATCTCTGCCCTTGATATATATAATAATAAATTTGACAAAAAAGCTATAGAGGGCAAAATAGCACTAGTTGGAACTACTGCGGCTGGATTACTTGACCTTCGAGCTACTCCTTTTGAGTCTGTTTATCCGGGAGTTGAAGTTCATGCAAATGTTATTGATAATATTTTAACAGGTGATTTTATTTATAAAGCATCGTGGATGGATGGAGTAAATATAGTATTAATTTTTATTCTATCTTTAGTAGTTACCCTTGCTATTACCTTTACTCCATTTTGGTATAATCCTTTTATTACAATGGCATTTTTGGCAGCTACAGGATATGCTGCATATTATTCATTATTTACTAAAGGTATAGTATTTAATATATTTTATCCCATACTCACTATAAGTACAGCAGCCTTAATTGCCACTTTACTTGATTACTTTTTTGAAATAAGGCAAGAAGAAGCTATCAAGAAAAAATTTGCTTCTAAAGTATCAAAAGATGTAATGGATAACTTACTTAAAAACATGGGTGATAGTGGTTTTCAAGCTATGGAAAAAGAAGTTACAGTATTTTTTAGTGATGTAAGAGGTTTTACTCAAATATCTGAAAAGATGGGAAGTGCAAAAAATCTAATTGAATATTTAAATCAATATATGGAACCTATGAGTAATATAATTACAAAATACCAAGGAACTATTGATAAATATATTGGTGATGCTATTATGGCTTATTGGAATGCACCTGGAAATGTAGAAAACCATCCAGATAAAGCAGTACTTGCTTCACTTGAACAAATAGCCCACTTAGAGCCTTTAAATAAAGAGTATGACAAAAATAATAAACCTCATATTGATATAGGGATTGGTCTAAATACTGGTATGGCAATTGTAGGTGAAATGGGAAGTAGTGGGAGAAGTGATTATACAGTTATTGGTGATGCAATTAACTTAGGTGCAAGATTAGAATCCCTATGTAAATTTTATAACTCAAAACTAAATATCTCTAACTTTACAAAGGATGCTTTAAAAGAAGAGTATATCTTTAGGTTTTTAGATTTAGTAACAGTAAAAGGTAAAGTAGAACCTATAGAGATTTGGCAAGTATATGCAAGAGGGAAAGCGCAAGGGGAACAAAAAGAAGAGCTAGAAAAACACCATAAAGCAATTGAGTTATATAAAAACTCAAAATTTAAAGAGGCTTTAGTAATTTTTGAAGAGTTAGAAAATAGTAAAACAAAAACTAACAATAATATCTATAAAATCTATATCCAAAGATGTACTGAATTTATAGAACACCCACCAGAAAACTTTATTGGAGTTTATGAACATACTACAAAAGGTTAG
- the abc-f gene encoding ribosomal protection-like ABC-F family protein encodes MALIDLQNISKQYDIKVILKNVNFTLNQGQRIAVIGQNGQGKSTLLKIITGEVEVDSGEMAIDKSLKIEMLAQQPKFKDNLMVRDAIEEQLVEVKSAKDEYEEISHKLMTDYENDALLHRQSELATFLEFHNAWDLDNLIERVLIEFHLKEFEHKDVNLLSGGEQRRVSLAGLLLRKPDVLLLDEPTNHLDVYMVEFLEELLIKNNFTLIFISHDRYFIDNIATEIIEVENGEIKKYKGGYTDYLEQKQQMLEIMEKEHHNLIRMVKREAYWMQHGVTARRKRNERRKSEYFDLKKQAKSNPALIKKMSVELQREQKAFNSEDVKIQNKRKMLFELDDISKTLGNKLLIKDFTARILQKDTIAIVGPNGTGKSTMLRIFMGKLQIDSGSFKKGDFKIGYFDQHREMLDDNRNLLETFCPNGGDRVVLPDGRNLHVFGYLKNFLFPREYLDKKIGVLSGGEKNRVALALLFTKDIDCMVLDEPTNDLDIPTINILEEYLQNFQGALIFVSHDRYFVDKIAKKLYVFKGKDGEIFESFQPYTEYLEIEKEIKELEAYEKELAKEENAKAKQTTNTKKQTKLSYKDQRDYDNLPKEIEGLESKIEEINECLSNPSCYEQKGILAISQELEEVNTIYEGKVERYLELEELIESFNA; translated from the coding sequence ATGGCACTAATAGACTTACAAAACATTTCAAAACAATATGACATCAAAGTAATACTTAAAAATGTAAACTTTACACTAAACCAAGGGCAGAGAATCGCTGTCATTGGACAAAATGGTCAAGGAAAATCAACTCTTCTCAAAATCATCACTGGTGAAGTGGAGGTTGATAGTGGAGAAATGGCTATTGATAAATCTCTTAAAATAGAGATGCTAGCCCAACAACCAAAGTTCAAAGACAATCTGATGGTAAGAGATGCTATTGAAGAGCAACTTGTTGAAGTAAAAAGTGCAAAAGATGAGTATGAAGAGATATCTCATAAACTAATGACTGATTATGAAAATGATGCCCTCCTTCATAGACAAAGCGAACTAGCCACATTTTTAGAGTTTCACAATGCTTGGGACTTGGATAATCTAATTGAGCGAGTATTGATAGAGTTCCATTTAAAAGAGTTTGAACACAAAGATGTAAACCTTTTAAGTGGAGGAGAACAAAGACGAGTTAGTCTTGCTGGATTGTTACTTAGAAAACCAGATGTTTTACTTCTAGATGAGCCTACCAATCACCTTGATGTTTATATGGTAGAGTTCCTTGAAGAACTACTTATTAAAAACAACTTTACACTTATTTTTATCTCACATGATAGATACTTTATAGATAATATTGCAACTGAGATTATAGAAGTAGAAAATGGGGAAATCAAAAAATACAAAGGTGGATATACAGACTACCTAGAGCAAAAACAACAAATGCTTGAAATAATGGAAAAAGAACACCACAATCTAATAAGAATGGTAAAAAGAGAAGCTTACTGGATGCAACATGGAGTTACAGCTAGAAGAAAAAGAAATGAAAGAAGAAAATCAGAATATTTTGACCTAAAAAAACAAGCAAAATCAAATCCAGCACTTATAAAAAAGATGAGTGTAGAACTTCAAAGGGAACAAAAGGCATTTAATAGTGAAGATGTAAAAATTCAAAATAAAAGAAAAATGCTCTTCGAACTTGATGACATATCAAAAACACTAGGAAATAAACTTCTTATCAAAGACTTTACAGCAAGAATCTTGCAAAAAGACACCATAGCAATAGTAGGACCAAATGGTACTGGAAAATCAACTATGCTAAGAATCTTTATGGGCAAACTTCAAATTGATAGTGGTAGCTTTAAAAAAGGTGATTTTAAAATCGGGTATTTTGATCAACATAGAGAAATGCTAGATGATAACAGAAATCTTTTAGAAACCTTTTGTCCAAATGGTGGAGATAGAGTTGTACTTCCAGATGGAAGAAACTTACATGTATTTGGGTATCTGAAAAACTTTTTATTTCCTAGAGAATATTTAGATAAAAAAATTGGAGTATTAAGTGGTGGTGAAAAAAACAGAGTAGCCCTTGCACTTTTATTTACTAAAGATATTGATTGTATGGTTTTAGATGAACCTACAAATGACCTTGACATCCCAACAATCAATATCCTAGAAGAGTATTTGCAAAACTTCCAAGGGGCTCTTATATTTGTATCACATGATAGATATTTTGTAGATAAAATTGCAAAAAAACTTTATGTTTTCAAAGGCAAAGATGGTGAGATATTTGAATCTTTTCAACCATATACTGAGTACCTTGAAATAGAAAAAGAGATAAAAGAATTAGAAGCTTATGAAAAAGAGTTAGCGAAAGAAGAAAATGCAAAAGCAAAACAAACAACTAATACTAAAAAACAGACAAAACTAAGCTATAAAGACCAAAGAGATTATGATAATCTCCCAAAAGAAATTGAAGGATTAGAATCAAAAATAGAAGAGATAAATGAGTGTTTATCAAATCCCTCTTGTTATGAACAAAAAGGAATATTAGCAATTTCACAAGAGTTAGAAGAGGTAAATACAATCTATGAGGGTAAAGTTGAACGCTATTTAGAACTTGAAGAATTAATAGAAAGTTTTAACGCATAG
- a CDS encoding M48 family metallopeptidase, producing MKFKVLLQEKEVDAKLINKRNVRHCYLRIIENNSIQITANKYFSLDEAKDLIKRKEQWILSHLNKKSSKISDDKFFYLGEVFEKKDFEGFDLISFYKSKAALVITPIVNNQAQIMQLFPKNIKYRNNKSRWGSCSYDNTINLNLNLLKFPANVIEYVVIHELAHIKHKNHSKKFWDLVEIYCPEYKKCEKLLKSF from the coding sequence TTGAAATTTAAAGTTTTATTGCAGGAAAAAGAAGTAGATGCAAAATTAATAAATAAAAGAAATGTAAGACATTGTTATTTAAGAATTATAGAGAATAATTCTATCCAAATTACTGCAAATAAATATTTTTCTTTAGATGAAGCAAAAGATTTGATAAAGAGAAAAGAACAGTGGATTTTAAGTCATCTAAATAAGAAGTCATCAAAAATCTCTGATGATAAGTTTTTTTATTTGGGAGAAGTATTTGAAAAAAAAGATTTTGAGGGGTTTGACTTAATAAGTTTTTATAAAAGCAAAGCTGCTTTAGTCATAACTCCAATAGTAAATAATCAAGCACAAATTATGCAATTATTTCCTAAAAATATAAAGTATCGAAACAACAAATCAAGATGGGGTTCTTGTTCTTATGACAACACTATAAATTTAAATTTGAACTTACTAAAATTTCCAGCAAATGTTATAGAATATGTAGTGATTCATGAATTAGCACATATAAAACATAAAAATCACTCTAAAAAGTTTTGGGATTTGGTAGAAATATACTGTCCTGAGTATAAAAAATGTGAAAAATTACTTAAGAGTTTTTAA
- a CDS encoding CBS domain-containing protein: MFTIYENGIIGVQTTADNLHKVKPIDKSTKEKFSPNDEIIEHFSHKKKNPKNNDEVINSYKKIANMDTSELIYQVKDIMTKDVFTVGTKTTIEEAYHFLKEYDFVQIPVVSIDRKIIGLISKKIILNLLMADIDNVKEILNRKLEDVFLPEVITTDPISDIRRVAKVMIDYNLDAVPVVDDDILFGIISKTDILKAVSHLPKLQLWS, from the coding sequence ATGTTTACAATATATGAAAATGGAATAATAGGTGTTCAGACAACAGCTGATAATTTACATAAAGTTAAACCAATTGATAAATCAACTAAAGAAAAATTTAGTCCAAATGATGAAATTATTGAACATTTTTCCCATAAAAAAAAGAACCCTAAAAACAATGATGAAGTAATAAACTCCTATAAAAAAATAGCTAATATGGATACCTCTGAGCTTATTTACCAAGTGAAAGATATCATGACAAAAGATGTCTTTACCGTTGGTACAAAAACAACTATAGAAGAAGCATATCATTTTTTAAAAGAGTATGATTTTGTGCAAATACCAGTAGTCTCAATTGATAGGAAAATAATAGGACTAATAAGTAAAAAAATAATATTAAATCTTTTGATGGCTGATATAGATAATGTAAAAGAGATATTAAATAGAAAATTAGAAGATGTCTTTTTACCTGAAGTTATAACAACAGATCCAATTTCAGATATAAGAAGAGTGGCTAAAGTTATGATTGATTATAATCTTGATGCTGTTCCTGTTGTTGATGATGATATTTTATTTGGGATTATCTCTAAAACTGATATTTTAAAGGCAGTTTCTCATTTACCAAAATTACAATTGTGGTCATAA
- a CDS encoding cation diffusion facilitator family transporter, with translation MSPQRKATIISSSVAAILTLIKLAVGVASGSVAVLASAVDSILDMFVSVFNYFAISNAEKPADKYFNYGRGKIEALASVIEGTIISLSGLFLLYQALEKAITGEVSKYLEESLTVMIISLVITTSLVIYLNYIAKKTNNMVIKADSLHYKTDVYTNIAVLLSLVLVKFTGYEVIDIVIGASISLYIIYSAYELIQNGVLVLLDKAVSQKIVKKIENAFNVEERVNNHHLLKTREVGDKIFVEVHLVFDCLITLMEAHKISDRIENKIRKIDKKKKWVINIHMDPYDDFESNDEK, from the coding sequence ATGTCTCCACAAAGAAAAGCAACCATAATCTCTTCAAGTGTTGCAGCAATTCTTACGCTAATAAAATTAGCTGTAGGAGTTGCAAGTGGATCTGTGGCAGTTTTAGCTTCTGCTGTTGATTCCATCTTAGATATGTTTGTATCTGTATTTAACTATTTTGCTATTTCAAATGCAGAAAAACCAGCTGATAAGTATTTTAATTATGGTAGAGGAAAAATTGAAGCCTTAGCTTCTGTTATTGAAGGTACTATTATCAGTTTATCTGGACTTTTTTTATTATATCAAGCCCTTGAAAAAGCTATCACAGGTGAAGTATCAAAGTATTTAGAAGAGTCTTTAACTGTTATGATTATCTCTTTAGTTATCACTACATCTTTAGTTATATACCTTAATTATATAGCTAAAAAAACAAATAATATGGTTATAAAAGCTGATTCTTTACACTATAAAACAGATGTTTATACAAATATTGCTGTACTATTATCTTTAGTCTTAGTAAAATTTACAGGTTATGAAGTAATCGATATAGTTATTGGGGCTTCAATATCATTATATATAATCTATTCAGCATATGAATTAATTCAAAATGGGGTATTAGTTTTACTTGATAAAGCTGTTTCTCAAAAAATAGTAAAAAAAATCGAAAATGCTTTTAATGTAGAAGAAAGAGTAAATAATCACCATCTTTTAAAAACAAGGGAAGTTGGAGATAAGATCTTTGTGGAAGTTCATTTGGTATTTGATTGTCTTATCACTTTAATGGAAGCACACAAAATTTCTGATAGAATAGAAAACAAAATTAGAAAAATCGATAAAAAGAAGAAATGGGTAATCAATATACATATGGATCCATATGATGATTTTGAATCAAATGATGAAAAATAA
- a CDS encoding GatB/YqeY domain-containing protein encodes MSLKEQLKSDLKDAMRSKEIVKRDSIRAINTMIKQIEVDERKELNDEDVIKLVQRGIKQREEASMQYKDAGRDDLAQVEQEQIEVFKIYLPQQINDEELESGMKEVIAEVGATTIKDMGKVMGTASKKFAGVADGKRINEMVKKLLA; translated from the coding sequence ATGAGTTTAAAAGAACAACTAAAATCAGATTTAAAAGATGCTATGAGATCAAAAGAGATTGTAAAAAGAGATTCTATAAGAGCTATTAATACTATGATAAAACAAATCGAAGTAGATGAAAGAAAAGAGTTAAATGATGAAGATGTTATTAAACTTGTACAAAGAGGTATCAAACAAAGAGAAGAAGCCTCTATGCAATATAAAGATGCAGGAAGAGATGATTTAGCTCAGGTAGAACAAGAGCAAATCGAAGTATTTAAAATATATTTACCACAACAAATAAATGATGAAGAACTAGAAAGTGGAATGAAAGAAGTAATAGCAGAAGTTGGTGCAACAACTATAAAAGATATGGGAAAAGTAATGGGAACTGCAAGTAAAAAATTTGCAGGCGTTGCTGATGGAAAAAGAATAAATGAGATGGTAAAAAAACTTTTAGCATAA
- a CDS encoding pyridoxal phosphate-dependent aminotransferase produces MKIAKRMENLSPSVTMAITALGRELKAQGKDILSFSAGEPDFDTPDIVKQAAIKAIQDGHTKYTAVEGITETKKAIITKLKKDHGLNYNLDEIIISNGAKHSLFNLFQVLIEEGDEVIIPAPYWVTYPEQVKFSDGVPVFIETDDTTGFKVTAEQIKAAITPKTKVLLLNTPSNPTGAIYTKEELTAIGKVLEGTDILVFSDEMYEKIIYDGKKFCTAAEVSDDMFQRTVTINGLSKAVAMTGWRFGYLATPQKNLVKAMTKLQGQVTSNVNSITQYAAIPALEGEADATIEIMRKEFEKRRDISVEKFNAIKGISCLKPDGAFYLFVNIKELTFDSMKFCSDLLELKGVAVVPGLAFGTEGYFRFSFATDLDSILKGIARIEEFVNENY; encoded by the coding sequence ATGAAAATTGCAAAAAGAATGGAGAACCTATCTCCGTCGGTTACAATGGCTATTACTGCTTTAGGAAGAGAGCTTAAAGCACAAGGTAAAGACATTCTAAGTTTTAGTGCTGGTGAACCAGATTTTGACACGCCTGATATTGTAAAACAAGCGGCAATTAAAGCTATACAAGATGGTCATACTAAGTATACCGCTGTTGAGGGTATCACAGAAACTAAAAAAGCAATCATTACTAAACTAAAAAAAGATCATGGACTAAATTATAATTTAGATGAAATTATAATCTCAAATGGTGCAAAACACTCTTTATTTAACCTTTTTCAAGTATTAATTGAAGAAGGTGATGAAGTAATTATTCCTGCACCTTATTGGGTAACTTATCCAGAGCAAGTTAAATTTTCAGATGGAGTACCTGTTTTTATTGAAACAGATGATACTACAGGTTTTAAAGTAACTGCTGAACAAATAAAAGCAGCTATTACTCCTAAAACAAAAGTATTATTATTAAATACTCCTTCAAATCCAACAGGAGCAATTTACACTAAAGAAGAATTAACTGCTATCGGAAAAGTTTTAGAAGGTACTGATATTTTAGTTTTTTCTGATGAAATGTATGAAAAAATTATATACGATGGCAAAAAGTTTTGTACAGCTGCTGAAGTAAGTGATGATATGTTCCAAAGAACAGTTACAATCAATGGACTTAGTAAAGCAGTTGCAATGACTGGTTGGAGATTTGGATATCTTGCAACTCCACAAAAGAATCTAGTAAAAGCTATGACAAAACTTCAAGGTCAAGTTACATCAAATGTAAATTCAATCACTCAATATGCTGCAATTCCTGCGCTTGAAGGTGAAGCTGATGCTACAATTGAAATCATGAGAAAAGAGTTTGAAAAAAGAAGAGATATATCAGTTGAAAAATTTAACGCTATAAAAGGTATCTCTTGTCTTAAACCAGATGGTGCTTTTTATCTTTTTGTAAATATCAAAGAACTTACATTTGATTCTATGAAATTTTGTTCAGATTTATTAGAACTTAAAGGAGTAGCTGTAGTACCAGGTCTTGCATTTGGTACTGAGGGATATTTTAGATTTTCTTTTGCTACAGATTTAGATTCTATTCTAAAAGGTATTGCTAGAATAGAAGAGTTCGTAAACGAAAACTACTAG